Proteins found in one Thalassomonas actiniarum genomic segment:
- a CDS encoding GNAT family N-acetyltransferase, whose product MEVLIERASLKDVAQIANLFNLYRIFYRQQSNPELAQQFISERLGNEESVIFYAKDESGQYLGFTQLYPNFSSVSAQRTWVLNDLYVLEQARGLGVGTLLLNRAKEHAVATNAKGIALETAESNLQAQKLYRSLGYQKSSGFFGYFLTLNERRQA is encoded by the coding sequence GTGGAAGTATTAATTGAGCGTGCAAGCTTAAAAGATGTCGCACAAATTGCTAACTTATTTAACCTCTACCGGATATTCTACCGGCAGCAAAGTAATCCTGAGCTGGCGCAGCAATTTATCAGTGAACGCCTGGGCAATGAAGAATCTGTGATCTTTTATGCTAAAGATGAAAGCGGCCAATACCTGGGGTTTACCCAGCTCTATCCCAATTTTTCTTCGGTATCGGCGCAGCGCACCTGGGTACTTAATGATCTCTATGTCTTGGAGCAGGCCAGGGGCTTAGGTGTCGGCACCTTATTGCTCAACCGGGCAAAGGAGCATGCTGTAGCAACAAATGCTAAAGGCATTGCCCTGGAAACCGCCGAATCGAACCTGCAGGCGCAAAAGCTCTATCGGTCTTTAGGCTATCAAAAATCCAGCGGCTTTTTCGGCTATTTTTTAACGCTCAATGAACGCCGACAGGCGTAA
- a CDS encoding GFA family protein produces the protein MYLGKCLCGAVNIRVNGEISDIIHCHCSLCRKSSGTAYATNGFVNRADFEITQGQELLTSFAFKPGRCRHFCSACGSPVYSSNEQDPGRVRVRLGIFDSDIRERSGSHNFIGSKANWDELDADLPRYEGFEPGRQ, from the coding sequence ATGTATTTGGGAAAATGCCTCTGCGGTGCGGTTAATATCCGGGTGAACGGCGAGATCAGCGACATTATCCATTGCCATTGCTCGCTTTGTCGAAAATCCAGCGGCACTGCCTACGCCACCAATGGCTTTGTCAACCGCGCTGATTTTGAGATCACGCAAGGGCAGGAGCTGTTAACCAGCTTTGCCTTTAAACCGGGGCGTTGCCGTCATTTCTGCTCCGCTTGCGGTTCGCCTGTGTATAGTTCAAATGAGCAAGACCCGGGCAGGGTACGGGTGCGTTTAGGTATTTTTGATTCCGATATCAGGGAAAGGTCCGGCAGCCATAATTTTATCGGCTCTAAGGCCAACTGGGACGAGCTTGATGCTGACTTGCCCAGGTATGAAGGATTTGAACCGGGCAGGCAGTAA
- a CDS encoding DUF962 domain-containing protein, translated as MSKQYKSFAEFYPFYLSQHANLVCRRLHFLGSLLILLLLTYIVFSGSWLLLWLLPVIGYGFAWIGHFFFEKNKPATFTYPLYSLLGDWIMFKDILLRKLPF; from the coding sequence ATGAGTAAACAATATAAGAGTTTTGCCGAGTTCTATCCGTTTTATCTGAGCCAGCACGCTAACCTTGTCTGCCGCCGGCTGCATTTTCTCGGTTCCCTGCTGATTCTCCTGCTGCTGACTTATATTGTCTTTAGCGGCAGCTGGTTATTGCTGTGGTTGTTGCCTGTCATTGGCTATGGTTTTGCCTGGATAGGACACTTTTTCTTTGAGAAAAATAAACCCGCCACTTTCACTTATCCCTTATATAGCCTGCTGGGCGACTGGATCATGTTTAAAGATATTTTGCTGAGAAAACTTCCCTTCTGA
- a CDS encoding LamG-like jellyroll fold domain-containing protein encodes MKFGINPFVALSLLSCFMLADIPITYAADIERVELISSQVSGPAPLAVHFDASGVILNGQPLDAIRDIHYSWNFGDENGQRWSTNQQSKNSDAGFVAGHLFETPGHYQVSVELTSKNGAFEPVVKSVAIEVSDADEVYAGEDTVCFSLAGDFSGCPENARQVQLMPGGEIADLLSAGKFRGSMDKQQRIWNPYKEYALDYDHNSTFEYLDYQQQWDCRLEAQAHQQVLISAQQIAPFIGSNKRLLFHRGETFTFYNSIYLSDFNGSRLGAFGACNLNNQGRCDNAPQLQMLGAESYSDLLILADGSSDIVIADLAMTRVCGDANRGINLYGSATKVTLNKLEIGKFDTAVIGRTYGQRVPHDVIGIFNSKFEKLGAGNAEVYDPEDLSCESPALPEWHNGDRQTALDESDWTPRWQDYQAQVLASLVNPQCKTGGNIVYLPAHRHMILGTEMSDAATRRAEHALRVPLAFKSVIAHNVFAQPSPNKHALKLHNQGDCLVLNDCDVNPVQSAENYPTAWVLIRENLFKSDTDIVVNLGPGTSKVGEQVNNILFTDNRVEASGSQNQVAVVLSGHDSVVENNRLVQKYPTTSWVGVSVAKGRNEPGHAGNNRVGNNRVEVNGSLFLVRLGEDSDGAEISNNQVCAPGPVNFVDAIVPDVAYQAEHNVSDCTGLSFEGDNGSHLPGDGDADYFTTPLFHLNFDNATNPAMDVMAKVFAEAKGNIDLVEGVVGQAVVFDELSDEIVIPDPMANIDTTGEFSLMFWLKASDFSTGGEAFGRPRLNRKGDVSLTLGENGEVLFYLNAKHIHPGIRLQQQEWAHLALTFNRAERLATVYLNGEARYQYHFPDSTEFFFNTSQEFRLGVGQWRSASSYFSGLLDEFKFYQQSLSADEIGRQFRAESPF; translated from the coding sequence ATGAAGTTTGGTATTAATCCGTTTGTAGCCTTAAGCTTATTGTCCTGCTTTATGCTTGCCGATATCCCTATAACCTATGCCGCAGACATTGAACGTGTGGAGCTCATCAGTTCCCAGGTGAGTGGTCCGGCGCCGCTTGCGGTTCATTTTGATGCTTCCGGGGTTATCCTCAATGGTCAGCCGCTTGATGCCATCCGCGATATTCATTATTCCTGGAACTTTGGTGATGAAAATGGCCAGCGCTGGAGCACCAACCAGCAATCCAAAAACAGCGATGCTGGCTTTGTTGCCGGTCATCTTTTTGAAACGCCGGGGCATTATCAGGTCAGTGTTGAGCTCACCAGTAAAAACGGTGCTTTTGAGCCCGTGGTAAAATCTGTGGCTATCGAGGTCAGCGATGCCGATGAAGTTTATGCCGGGGAAGATACCGTGTGTTTTTCTCTGGCGGGAGACTTTTCCGGCTGCCCGGAAAATGCACGGCAGGTGCAGTTAATGCCAGGCGGTGAGATAGCTGACTTGCTGAGCGCAGGAAAATTTCGCGGCAGTATGGACAAACAGCAACGGATCTGGAATCCCTATAAAGAATATGCCCTCGATTATGATCACAACAGTACTTTTGAGTACCTTGATTATCAGCAGCAATGGGATTGCCGGCTGGAAGCACAAGCGCATCAGCAGGTTTTAATTTCTGCGCAGCAGATCGCGCCTTTTATTGGCAGCAATAAACGCCTGCTTTTTCATCGTGGCGAAACGTTCACCTTTTATAATTCAATATATTTGAGTGATTTTAACGGCAGTCGCCTCGGGGCTTTTGGTGCCTGTAACCTCAATAACCAGGGGCGCTGTGATAATGCGCCGCAGTTGCAAATGTTAGGGGCCGAGTCTTATTCGGACCTGCTGATCCTGGCAGACGGCAGCAGCGATATCGTGATAGCCGATCTTGCCATGACCCGGGTGTGCGGAGATGCCAACCGGGGGATTAACCTTTATGGTAGTGCCACCAAGGTCACCTTAAACAAGCTTGAAATAGGAAAGTTTGATACCGCGGTTATCGGCCGTACCTATGGGCAACGTGTGCCCCATGATGTGATTGGTATTTTTAATTCCAAATTTGAAAAACTAGGGGCCGGTAATGCCGAGGTTTACGATCCTGAAGATTTAAGCTGTGAATCGCCTGCGCTGCCCGAGTGGCATAACGGCGACAGGCAGACGGCCCTTGACGAGTCCGACTGGACGCCTCGGTGGCAAGATTACCAGGCACAGGTATTGGCAAGCCTGGTAAACCCTCAATGTAAAACCGGTGGCAATATTGTCTATTTACCGGCGCATCGCCATATGATCCTGGGCACTGAAATGTCTGATGCCGCCACCCGCCGGGCCGAGCATGCCCTTAGGGTGCCGCTGGCGTTTAAATCTGTGATCGCCCATAACGTTTTTGCGCAGCCTTCGCCGAATAAACATGCGCTGAAGCTTCATAACCAGGGGGATTGCCTGGTGCTCAACGATTGTGATGTTAATCCGGTACAATCTGCCGAAAATTATCCCACCGCCTGGGTCTTGATCAGGGAAAACCTGTTTAAATCTGACACCGACATTGTTGTTAATCTCGGTCCGGGTACCAGTAAAGTCGGTGAGCAGGTCAATAATATTTTATTTACCGATAACCGGGTTGAAGCCAGCGGCAGTCAAAACCAGGTTGCGGTTGTGCTTTCCGGGCACGATTCTGTCGTTGAAAACAACCGGCTGGTACAAAAATACCCGACCACCAGCTGGGTCGGCGTCAGTGTTGCCAAAGGGCGGAATGAACCAGGGCATGCCGGCAATAACCGGGTCGGCAATAACCGTGTCGAGGTCAATGGTTCGCTGTTTCTGGTCAGGCTTGGTGAGGACAGTGACGGTGCTGAAATTAGCAACAATCAGGTATGTGCCCCGGGCCCGGTAAACTTTGTTGATGCGATTGTCCCTGATGTGGCTTATCAGGCAGAGCATAATGTATCGGATTGCACCGGACTTAGCTTCGAAGGGGATAACGGCAGCCATTTACCGGGAGATGGTGATGCAGATTATTTTACTACCCCGTTATTTCATCTGAATTTTGATAATGCTACAAACCCGGCTATGGATGTGATGGCTAAGGTTTTTGCCGAGGCTAAGGGTAATATCGATTTAGTCGAAGGGGTTGTCGGCCAGGCGGTTGTCTTTGATGAACTCAGTGATGAAATAGTGATCCCCGATCCTATGGCTAACATAGATACCACCGGGGAGTTCAGCCTGATGTTTTGGCTCAAAGCAAGCGACTTTAGCACCGGAGGTGAAGCCTTTGGTCGTCCGCGCTTAAACCGCAAGGGAGATGTGTCGTTAACCTTAGGGGAAAATGGTGAAGTGTTATTTTACCTCAATGCAAAACATATTCACCCGGGCATTCGCCTGCAACAGCAGGAATGGGCTCACCTGGCATTAACCTTTAACCGGGCGGAGCGGCTTGCTACCGTCTATTTAAATGGTGAAGCGCGTTATCAATACCATTTCCCGGACAGTACCGAGTTCTTTTTTAATACCTCACAGGAGTTTCGTCTTGGTGTCGGCCAGTGGCGCTCTGCTTCAAGCTATTTTTCGGGTTTATTGGATGAATTTAAATTCTATCAGCAAAGCTTATCGGCGGATGAAATCGGCCGGCAGTTTCGGGCAGAATCTCCGTTTTAG
- a CDS encoding alpha-xenorhabdolysin family binary toxin subunit A → MKKIKKISHQFIRSTFALSLISASILSPAQAEITVEPIHYDTVIAANGQFMDVDTDEFLLHQQEWYTIQAYVQEALRLPITQSAMVSAFAIPSSVAFSNFQALLNEYKLIHATANDWNSSIYPSVVNLALKLGNYADIHRLIIAPLIDSLMAMKEAAQANDPIAGEAQRNTAVALLTMLQAEAQTRQAETAKAESDLLGFAADIARQSGQLDQLRTTHSEYLQDDGSALKSQIATLNARVRQLNADYDHYVTVAATTASYAWIPFFGLIAAGSVAGVYGDKAEKARKERNQVLADISVLQQQLTYKENIYASYQKSHQSVIDLENKIRTAVLHINKLKGHWQGINSDFDTILESITATQGVNGLDNAIALVGSITAQASVGQIQTQWQQISVKASKFVENAYIAVSD, encoded by the coding sequence ATGAAAAAAATAAAAAAGATAAGTCATCAATTTATTCGTTCAACATTCGCACTGTCTTTGATCAGTGCAAGTATCTTGTCCCCGGCACAAGCGGAAATTACCGTAGAGCCGATACATTATGATACTGTGATTGCAGCTAACGGCCAGTTTATGGATGTGGACACGGATGAGTTTTTATTACATCAGCAAGAGTGGTACACCATTCAGGCTTATGTACAAGAAGCCCTGCGTTTACCGATCACGCAATCTGCTATGGTAAGTGCCTTTGCTATCCCGTCCAGCGTTGCTTTCAGCAATTTCCAGGCCTTGCTCAATGAATATAAATTAATACATGCAACGGCAAACGACTGGAACAGCAGCATATATCCTTCCGTGGTGAATCTGGCATTAAAATTGGGTAATTATGCCGACATTCACCGCTTGATCATTGCGCCGTTAATCGACAGTTTGATGGCGATGAAAGAGGCGGCTCAGGCAAATGATCCAATTGCTGGCGAGGCACAAAGAAATACCGCCGTTGCCCTGCTTACCATGTTACAGGCGGAAGCGCAGACACGCCAGGCAGAGACGGCTAAAGCGGAAAGCGACTTACTGGGTTTTGCCGCAGATATTGCCCGGCAAAGCGGCCAGTTGGATCAGTTACGCACCACACACAGCGAATACCTGCAAGATGACGGCAGTGCGCTTAAATCGCAAATAGCAACACTTAATGCCAGGGTCAGGCAGTTAAATGCCGACTATGATCATTACGTTACTGTGGCGGCCACGACGGCCAGTTATGCCTGGATACCTTTTTTCGGCCTGATTGCCGCCGGCTCGGTTGCCGGTGTTTACGGCGATAAAGCCGAAAAAGCACGTAAGGAGCGCAACCAGGTATTGGCGGATATCAGTGTTTTGCAGCAACAGTTGACCTATAAGGAAAATATTTACGCTTCCTACCAAAAGTCCCACCAAAGTGTTATTGATTTGGAAAATAAAATCCGTACCGCCGTGTTACATATTAATAAATTAAAAGGGCACTGGCAGGGAATTAATAGCGATTTTGATACTATTTTGGAATCGATCACTGCGACCCAAGGGGTTAATGGTCTGGACAATGCTATTGCCTTAGTGGGCAGCATTACCGCGCAGGCTTCGGTGGGTCAAATTCAAACGCAATGGCAGCAAATTTCTGTCAAAGCAAGCAAGTTTGTTGAAAACGCCTATATTGCAGTGAGTGATTAA